A genome region from Bradysia coprophila strain Holo2 chromosome X unlocalized genomic scaffold, BU_Bcop_v1 contig_98, whole genome shotgun sequence includes the following:
- the LOC119070617 gene encoding chitinase-3-like protein 2 isoform X1, translated as MEKCRANGSKQRIEITFICLQSVEQRHTYIQICLLVALCALSSIAVFVTWTAIYRKHINIPPKLNNIPDWMQQRSIAYAKHYHETSMYIPRVNNISNSSSISAVKQLGNERIYPSKYGNFIYTPSVEPSKVFKLVCYYTSPNSLAEPAVLYPKNIDPQLCTHLNVGIVQIADNVLVVDETLHEMFEQTKLLKARNKELKVLIWVGGFESSDFSEMTRTHANRKQFIQSLKQNLELYRLDGVDLDWEFPSSRNRERQHFSQLLHEIRREYQREHRTYLLSVAVAAPEGIAFFAYDVAELNNYADYVNIMTYDYHFYSQVTPFTGLNSPLYKRHNENSMLSLLNINASVNYYVSQGLDKRKIVIGLPTYGHTFHLVNAFNTKIGAPSDDSGSIGEYGFVTYSELCWFKQNNFFITSVFDVETCSPYLYTGNEWISYEDERSIECKTNFIKSNGFGGAMLFSLNTDDFLSYCKTDYGDNNSSFPLARKMYSILFDEDSNDTV; from the exons ATGGAAAAATGTCGAGCGAATGGAAGTAAACAAAGGATAGAGATTacttttatttgtttacaaagtGTCGA ACAAAGACATACCTACATTCAAATATGCCTTCTAGTTGCCTTATGCGCATTATCCAGCATTGCCGTTTTTGTTACATGGACAGCTATTTATCGTAAACACATAAACATTCCGCCTAAATTAAACA aCATTCCAGACTGGATGCAACAACGATCGATTGCATATGCAAAACATTATCATGAGACAAGCATGTACATTCCTCGAGTAAACAATATTAGTAATAGTAGTTCGATATCGGCTGTAAAACAATTAGGAAATGAACGAATATATCCATCGaaatatggaaattttatctACACACCGTCGGTGGAACCATCAAAAGTATTTAAATTAGTTTGCTATTATACGTCGCCGAACAGTTTAGCGGAACCAGCGGTACTGTATCCGAAAAATATCGATCCTCAATTAT GCACGCATCTAAATGTCGGAATCGTACAGATCGCCGATAACGTTTTGGTGGTGGACGAAACATTGCACGAAATGTTTGAACAGACAAAACTGTTGAAAGCCCGAAACAAGGAACTGAAAGTGTTAATTTGGGTGGGTGGATTTGAGTCGTCCGATTTTTCGGAAATGACTCGAACGCACGcaaatcgaaaacaattcattCAATCGCTGAAGCAAAACTTAGAATTGTATCGACTGGATGGCGTCGATTTGGATTGGGAATTTCCAAGCTCACGCAATCGTGAACGTCAGCACTTTTCGCAGTTGTTGCACGAAATTCGGCGGGAGTATCAGAGGGAACATAGGACTTATTTGTTAAGTGTGGCCGTTGCAGCACCG GAAGGTATCGCCTTTTTTGCATACGACGTAGCTGAACTGAATAATTATGCGGATTATGTAAATATTATGACGTATGACTATCATTTTTACAGTCAGGTAACACCGTTTACAG GTTTAAACTCACCATTGTACAAAAGgcacaatgaaaattctatgCTTTCGTTGCTAAATATAAACGCATCGGTCAACTACTATGTGAGTCAGGGATTGGACAAACGGAAAATCGTCATTG GCCTACCAACATATGGTCACACATTCCATTTAGTCAATGCATTTAACACGAAAATCGGAGCGCCTTCCGACGATTCTGGCAGCATTGGTGAATACGGTTTCGTCACCTACTCCGAACTGTGTTGGTTcaagcaaaataatttttttatcacgAGCGTATTCGACGTGGAAACTTGTTCGCCGTATTTGTATACCGGCAACGAATGGATTTCGTACGAGGACGAACGCAGTATCGAGTGTAAGactaattttataaaatcgaATGGATTCGGTGGTGCTATGCTTTTTTCCCTAAATACCGACGATTTTTTGTCGTATTGTAAAACCGATTACGGTGACAATAACAGTTCATTTCCATTAGCtagaaaaatgtattcaattctTTTCGATGAGGACAGCAATGATACGGTTTAG
- the LOC119070617 gene encoding chitinase-3-like protein 2 isoform X2 — MSATQTKYELLKDDTINRQRHTYIQICLLVALCALSSIAVFVTWTAIYRKHINIPPKLNNIPDWMQQRSIAYAKHYHETSMYIPRVNNISNSSSISAVKQLGNERIYPSKYGNFIYTPSVEPSKVFKLVCYYTSPNSLAEPAVLYPKNIDPQLCTHLNVGIVQIADNVLVVDETLHEMFEQTKLLKARNKELKVLIWVGGFESSDFSEMTRTHANRKQFIQSLKQNLELYRLDGVDLDWEFPSSRNRERQHFSQLLHEIRREYQREHRTYLLSVAVAAPEGIAFFAYDVAELNNYADYVNIMTYDYHFYSQVTPFTGLNSPLYKRHNENSMLSLLNINASVNYYVSQGLDKRKIVIGLPTYGHTFHLVNAFNTKIGAPSDDSGSIGEYGFVTYSELCWFKQNNFFITSVFDVETCSPYLYTGNEWISYEDERSIECKTNFIKSNGFGGAMLFSLNTDDFLSYCKTDYGDNNSSFPLARKMYSILFDEDSNDTV, encoded by the exons ATGAGTGCTACACAGACAAAGTACGAGTTACTTAAGGACGATACAATTAATAG ACAAAGACATACCTACATTCAAATATGCCTTCTAGTTGCCTTATGCGCATTATCCAGCATTGCCGTTTTTGTTACATGGACAGCTATTTATCGTAAACACATAAACATTCCGCCTAAATTAAACA aCATTCCAGACTGGATGCAACAACGATCGATTGCATATGCAAAACATTATCATGAGACAAGCATGTACATTCCTCGAGTAAACAATATTAGTAATAGTAGTTCGATATCGGCTGTAAAACAATTAGGAAATGAACGAATATATCCATCGaaatatggaaattttatctACACACCGTCGGTGGAACCATCAAAAGTATTTAAATTAGTTTGCTATTATACGTCGCCGAACAGTTTAGCGGAACCAGCGGTACTGTATCCGAAAAATATCGATCCTCAATTAT GCACGCATCTAAATGTCGGAATCGTACAGATCGCCGATAACGTTTTGGTGGTGGACGAAACATTGCACGAAATGTTTGAACAGACAAAACTGTTGAAAGCCCGAAACAAGGAACTGAAAGTGTTAATTTGGGTGGGTGGATTTGAGTCGTCCGATTTTTCGGAAATGACTCGAACGCACGcaaatcgaaaacaattcattCAATCGCTGAAGCAAAACTTAGAATTGTATCGACTGGATGGCGTCGATTTGGATTGGGAATTTCCAAGCTCACGCAATCGTGAACGTCAGCACTTTTCGCAGTTGTTGCACGAAATTCGGCGGGAGTATCAGAGGGAACATAGGACTTATTTGTTAAGTGTGGCCGTTGCAGCACCG GAAGGTATCGCCTTTTTTGCATACGACGTAGCTGAACTGAATAATTATGCGGATTATGTAAATATTATGACGTATGACTATCATTTTTACAGTCAGGTAACACCGTTTACAG GTTTAAACTCACCATTGTACAAAAGgcacaatgaaaattctatgCTTTCGTTGCTAAATATAAACGCATCGGTCAACTACTATGTGAGTCAGGGATTGGACAAACGGAAAATCGTCATTG GCCTACCAACATATGGTCACACATTCCATTTAGTCAATGCATTTAACACGAAAATCGGAGCGCCTTCCGACGATTCTGGCAGCATTGGTGAATACGGTTTCGTCACCTACTCCGAACTGTGTTGGTTcaagcaaaataatttttttatcacgAGCGTATTCGACGTGGAAACTTGTTCGCCGTATTTGTATACCGGCAACGAATGGATTTCGTACGAGGACGAACGCAGTATCGAGTGTAAGactaattttataaaatcgaATGGATTCGGTGGTGCTATGCTTTTTTCCCTAAATACCGACGATTTTTTGTCGTATTGTAAAACCGATTACGGTGACAATAACAGTTCATTTCCATTAGCtagaaaaatgtattcaattctTTTCGATGAGGACAGCAATGATACGGTTTAG
- the LOC119070500 gene encoding ATPase WRNIP1-like: MNKSETNSECPICSKLFPADAIETHVNRCIFLNTRTDNSDGAAKEPKRTFGVFQSNSPTGGGKKPKLDVNVNGTKKRSILSGKASSAAEKLSAIEIKDDVDDAKRTQSTSTLERKEKTMKNVDINSSIPLAEKMRPDTIDDYVGQDHIIGKNTILRQVLDKNEVPSMILWGPPGCGKTTLAHIIANQCKATSNSRFVKLSATMCGVNDVKEVIKVAVNERKFKRKTILFMDEIHRFNKLQQDTFLPHVESGAITLIGATTENPSFSLNSALLSRCRVIILEKIESDCMYQILCRSLKTFNAVIREGDEPPKIADIGFVPEAVVEAASIKWLADMCDGDARIALNSLQLALQSILDQKHGDTNYDLKVVTLDAIKDGIKKSHILYDRKGDQHYDMISALHKSIRASDDNAALYWCTRMMIGGEDPRYICRRLVRAASEDIGLADPQAVSIALNSLNAVQLVGMPEADVIIAQCAIYLARAPKSTEAYKGLTRCKRDINECQGPLPPVPLHLRNAPTKLMKEMGCAQGYNLLHKDISGLTYMPEGLEDRNYF, translated from the exons ATGAATAAGTCCGAAACGAATTCAGAGTGTCCGATTTGTAGTAAACTATTTCCCGCCGATGCCATTGAGACGCACGTGAATCGTTGTATATTTCTCAATACCAGAACGGATAATAGTGATGGTGCGGCAAAAGAACCAAAACGAACTTTCggtgtttttcagtcaaaCAGCCCCACCGGCGGTGGCAAGAAACCGAAATTGGATGTTAATGTGAATGGAACTAAAAAAAGGTCAATCTTGAGTGGAAAAGCGAGTTCAGCTGCTGAGAAACTGTCAGCGATTGAAATTAAAGACGATGTGGATGATGCGAAGAGAACC CAATCAACGAGCACACTGGAACGGAAAGAAAAGACAATGAAAAACGTTGATATAAACAGTTCCATTCCGTTGGCTGAAAAAATGCGTCCCGATACCATTGATGACTACGTCGGACAAGACCATATAATCGGCAAAAATACAATACTTCGTCAAGTGCTGGACAAAAATGAAGTTCCGAGCATGATCTTGTGGGGACCGCCTGGATGCGGAAAG ACAACTTTAGCTCACATTATTGCAAATCAGTGCAAAGCCACGAGCAATTCTCGATTCGTTAAACTTTCGGCCACAATGTGTGGAGTGAATGATGTGAAAGAAGTTATTAAGGTGGCCGTGAACGAGAGAAAGTTCAAAAGGAAAACTATTTTGTTCATGGACGAAATTCATCGGTTCAATAAGCTTCAACAG GACACTTTCCTACCACACGTTGAAAGTGGAGCAATTACTCTGATTGGTGCTACAACAGAAAATCCAAGTTTCAGTTTGAATTCAGCATTGCTCAGCCGATGCCGAGTCATCATACTGGAAAAAATCGAAAGCGATTGCATGTATCAAATTTTGTGTCGATCACTGAAAACATTTAACGCTGTGATACGTGAGGGTGACGAGCCACCGAAAATAGCAGACATCGGCTTCGTGCCAGA GGCTGTGGTCGAGGCAGCTTCTATAAAATGGCTAGCTGACATGTGTGATGGGGATGCTCGAATCGCTTTGAATAGTCTTCAGTTGGCATTGCAATCGATCCTAGATCAAAAGCACGGTGATACAAATTACGATTTGAAAGTCGTTACATTAGACGCCATCAAAGATG GTATTAAAAAGAGCCACATCCTCTATGACCGCAAGGGCGATCAACACTACGACATGATATCAGCACTGCATAAATCAATTCGAGCGTCTGACGATAATGCCGCATTGTACTGGTGTACACGGATGATGATCGGTGGAGAAGATCCCAGATACATATGTCGACGATTGGTCAGGGCCGCCAGTGAAGATATTG GTCTGGCCGATCCACAAGCCGTTTCCATTGCATTGAACAGTTTGAACGCCGTCCAGTTAGTGGGTATGCCCGAGGCTGATGTTATTATAGCCCAATGTGCTATTTACTTGGCTCGAGCGCCGAAGAGCACAGAAGCATATAAGGGGCTGACGCGATGCAAAAGAGATATAAATGAGTGTCAAGGACCGCTGCCACCAGTGCCTTTACACTTACGCAACGCACCgacaaaattaatgaaagaAATGGGATGCGCTCAGGGATATAATTTACTGCACAAAGATATCTCTGGACTCACTTATATGCCTGAAGGGTTGGAAGACCGAAATTACTTTTAG